One Huiozyma naganishii CBS 8797 chromosome 4, complete genome genomic region harbors:
- the YPI1 gene encoding type 1 protein phosphatase-activating protein YPI1 (similar to Saccharomyces cerevisiae YPI1 (YFR003C); ancestral locus Anc_8.95), with protein sequence MDRPAETVQGSQTETVVRPVLKLRADQKAKQEQKSGSTAARHNVKWEQDVVDNEHLDRKKTKICCIYHPQDEDECVGHNHEEHEHEEGSSSSDSSSESDNDEGLNKNQRRQRRIARRKEKLQAADAEPNAYEVQPDYKHIQIQRRL encoded by the coding sequence ATGGACCGTCCGGCAGAGACAGTACAGGGGTCGCAGACGGAGACCGTTGTGCGCCCCGTTTTGAAGTTACGCGCTGATCAGAAGGCAAAACAGGAGCAGAAGAGCGGGTCTACTGCGGCACGGCACAACGTCAAATGGGAGCAGGACGTTGTAGATAACGAGCACCTCGAcaggaagaagacgaagataTGCTGTATTTACCACCCTcaggacgaggacgagtGTGTCGGGCACAATCACGAGGAGCATGAGCACGAGGAGGGGTCAAGTTCCTCCGATTCTTCAAGTGAGTCCGACAACGATGAGGggttgaacaagaaccaGAGGAGGCAGCGCCGGATTGCTCGTAggaaggagaagttgcaagCTGCGGATGCAGAGCCCAACGCTTACGAAGTACAACCGGATTACAAGCATATTCAGATTCAAAGGCGTTTGTAG